From one Mytilus edulis chromosome 1, xbMytEdul2.2, whole genome shotgun sequence genomic stretch:
- the LOC139493797 gene encoding ATP synthase subunit gamma, mitochondrial-like: MFSRTTQFIPQCTQVRGMATLKEIRVRLKSVTNIQKITKSMKMVSAAKYARAERDLKVARPYGLGAKAFYEQAEIKGDNTSPNQLLVAVTSDRGLCGGVHSNVCKAIKAIMNEMENTADTKLVLIGDKSKAMLSRLYAKNVLMSFNDIGKKSPTFGDATRVAQNILDSDYKFDNARMFYNVFKTVVSYKTTEQQIHLKESIMKSEQFSVYDSVDDETVTNYNEFQLASLVYFAMKESATSEQSSRMTAMDGASKNAGEMIEKLTMTFNRTRQAVITRELIEIISGASAL, encoded by the exons ATGTTCTCCCGAACAACACAATTTATCCCACAATG cacGCAAGTGCGTGGGATGGCAACATTAAAGGAAA TTCGTGTTCGGTTGAAGTCTGTTACAAATATCCAAAAGATCACCAAATCCATGAAGATGGTGTCAGCAGCTAAATATGCCAGAGCTGAGAGGGATCTTAAAGTTGCCAGGCCATATGGACTAGGAGCTAAAG CATTTTATGAGCAGGCTGAGATAAAAGGTGACAATACTTCACCTAATCAGCTTCTAGTGGCAGTAACATCAGACAGAGGTTTGTGTGGTGGTGTACACTCCAATGTGTGTAAAGCTATTAAAGCCATTATGAATGAGATGGAAAACACCGCTGACACTAAACTTGTACTCATTGGTGACAAGTCCAAGGCAATGTTATCCag ACTATATGCAAAGAACGTACTCATGTCATTTAATGATATTGGAAAGAAATCACCAACATTTGGAGATGCCACTCGTGTAGCGCAAAATATTCTAGATTCtgattataaatttgataacgcCAGGATGTTTTATAATGTATTCAA GACTGTGGTTTCATATAAAACAACTGAGCAGCAGATTCATCTTAAAGAATCCATTATGAAATCAGAACAATTTTCAGTGTATGACAGTGTAGATGATGAAACTGTCACTAATTATAATGAGTTCCAGTTAGCTAGTTTGGTTTACTTTGCTATGAAAGAATCTGCTACAAGTGAACAAAGCTCTAGAATGACAGCCATGGACGGAGCCAGCAAGAATGCTG GTGAAATGATTGAGAAGCTGACTATGACCTTCAACAGAACCAGACAGGCAGTAATTACAAGAGAGTTGATAGAAATTATCTCTGGTGCATCTGCATTGTAA